In a genomic window of Brettanomyces nanus chromosome 1, complete sequence:
- a CDS encoding uncharacterized protein (EggNog:ENOG41): protein MNTGCYIGIDVGSRSVRAVAVDADSDEVLAQAESSISYEVDPTNSSYITASQCEVWVAFLDVIKQVIRNIMGRSIIGICLDATCSLVVMRVESDGSLVPQNVDSTYSKISGKDKGIVFWMDHRSEALRPKDNPKEMEKLAGMFIPEMAVPKVKQISEDCGEAFQSLKFFDLHEWLEWMLITNGEADKGISEITVSGNCEPVGIDGSLAGFCMPTLNHSCDIPIRADQIGRACKVVAGIPFAGQRIGYVNKDISQSLFGSGSQVVVFSGLIDCYASFFANFKSLNGFTDPGNCMIMVAGTSACFLSGTSQPRKAPTGIWGGFRLLPEYWFYEGGFSCCGVLIDHLFHDHPCGYTSSQLASSTFWKDFDSTVDRITRDYDSEWFLNRRRFYSGDYLGNRTPYNDSSISSYLIGDSMVQDERNLISKYLLILEYIVLQARLMLECFVKDGFPLQNMIVCGSLAKNYRLMELLELVLAATFGIHVFVSNCVSDMKYHAAYGSSMVAKWASRDDEKGSGQRLEPLKAVNIERNAKATTADRVVSLMNIKYGVMMKMIKMQQITNDQLDADIDIEQHHQ, encoded by the coding sequence ATGAACACTGGGTGCTACATTGGTATAGATGTGGGATCGCGCTCGGTTCGAGCTGTGGCCGTCGATGCTGATAGTGATGAGGTTCTGGCCCAAGCTGAATCTTCAATCAGTTATGAGGTTGATCCAACAAATAGCAGCTATATCACTGCTAGTCAATGTGAGGTATGGGTTGCATTTCTAGATGTTATAAAACAGGTAATTCGGAATATTATGGGACGATCCATTATAGGAATATGCTTGGATGCTACCTGTTCATTGGTGGTGATGAGAGTAGAATCAGATGGTTCGCTAGTACCTCAGAACGTTGACTCTACCTATTCCAAAATTTCCGGTAAGGATAAGGGAATTGTATTTTGGATGGATCACAGATCTGAAGCCTTACGGCCCAAAGACAATCccaaagagatggaaaaGCTTGCTGGAATGTTTATTCCCGAAATGGCCGTACCCAAAGTGAAGCAGATCAGTGAAGATTGTGGAGAAGCGTTTCAAAGCCTCAAATTCTTTGATCTTCACGAATGGCTCGAGTGGATGCTCATTACCAACGGAGAAGCAGATAAGGGCATCAGTGAAATTACAGTTAGTGGAAATTGCGAACCAGTTGGCATTGATGGTTCTTTAGCAGGGTTCTGCATGCCCACATTAAACCACAGTTGCGATATTCCTATCCGTGCTGATCAGATAGGAAGGGCTTGTAAAGTGGTTGCTGGGATTCCGTTTGCTGGGCAGCGCATTGGATACGTCAATAAAGATATTAGTCAGTCTTTGTTTGGATCCGGATCCCAGGTGGTTGTTTTTTCTGGGCTAATAGACTGCTACgcatctttctttgctaaTTTCAAGTCGTTGAATGGGTTTACGGATCCCGGGAACTGCATGATTATGGTTGCCGGAACGTCAGCATGCTTTTTATCTGGAACTTCGCAGCCTCGCAAAGCTCCAACGGGGATTTGGGGCGGCTTCAGATTACTTCCAGAGTACTGGTTTTACGAAGGTGGATTCAGTTGTTGTGGTGTTCTCATagatcatcttttccatgACCATCCATGTGGATACACGTCCTCCCAATTGGCCAGTTCAACTTTCTGGAAGGATTTTGACTCTACGGTGGACCGCATTACTCGTGATTATGACAGCGAATGGTTTTTgaatagaagaaggttcTACAGTGGTGATTACTTGGGTAACAGGACTCCGTACAATGATTCAAgtatctcttcttatctgATAGGAGACTCGATGGTCCaagatgaaagaaatcTCATATCTAAATACCTCCTAATACTTGAGTATATAGTACTTCAAGCAAGGCTTATGCTCGAATGCTTCGTTAAAGACGgctttcctcttcaaaatatGATCGTCTGTGGTTCTCTAGCCAAAAATTACAGATTGATGGAGTTACTTGAACTCGTATTAGCAGCCACATTTGGCATTCACGTATTTGTTTCAAACTGTGTATCTGACATGAAGTATCATGCGGCATACGGTAGCAGTATGGTAGCAAAATGGGCTAGtagagatgatgaaaagggTAGCGGCCAAAGATTGGAGCCCTTGAAGGCCGTGAATATCGAAAGGAACGCTAAAGCGACAACAGCTGATAGGGTAGTTTCATTGATGAACATTAAGTATGGGgtaatgatgaagatgataaaaatGCAGCAGATTACTAATGATCAGCTCGATGCTGATATAGACATTGAacaacatcatcaatag
- a CDS encoding uncharacterized protein (EggNog:ENOG41) translates to MAKIIMNNRSSPQPDRFYGSQVLPSDSSYDQLIQQQPQQQMSFKSSAPFSQSWNSQQSQQLQQQLQQQQQQLQQQQQQQQQLQQQQQQQQQQQQSQQQLQQQQLQQQQQQQQQQQQQQQQQQQQQQQPIMPYTTQISSASGSFGPSNQYSLFGSLGSLGYTSASPTAFSNDDLYASPHSSVSSVSRDSIFSQPPSMGSVSSNTSTSSIPLDYSTINGGRSSRSSRRPSYLAEPFYAAHGKLDYQAQQLKMIQQQAQKSQKAQQEYQGQHIPSYAPPPAFTFRKHSFPFVSQQSTPVLNSLDADPSAQIPNSFRGIRNNSVDASYLSSARGCYKVPEVCSTEGLLEPTALLSTQNVPENAIRDSVPSDTPSPSSSYVPLDDGLLLDKSTNRIITSQKLKDQFKQCRSYFGDYKASMNVVAQMNKLLGHASFCGFSDSDIKDSSNAALQLRTNKLLDFLLTQNEDLRSSSHLANKNYSLILNKNGRLDIISFPKKSNLQLMPCDMIIIEGDRGKDLVMVLQPIIEFRFALFFNYLKKKLHLKSLEFGNSSFSSSSSSHNRSSRRRAGNNGNPAKHARSIINEDENFITLPNKQILRFAKPHELNQLLSKYNDELVALKICLNNVTSLNLDLVIKNVEFQFDKKKLIIYYYCLQRLDFRGLIKELFKIYKTRIWLCAILPLERSFKPLLDYELDSKGMSSNPGDKTYRSRVHVVKDSMPNTDQIYSLSDIEDPINFHSKIFNNLVELFKFEISHLSLFKDRYWFLNDGR, encoded by the exons ATGGC CAAAATAATTATGAACAATCGTTCTTCTCCCCAGCCTGACAGGTTTTACGGCTCTCAGGTTCTACCTTCTGATTCATCATATGATCAATTGATACAACAGCAACCGCAACAGCAAATGTCTTTCAAATCCTCTGCTCCATTTTCCCAGTCTTGGAATTCTCAACAGTCACAACAACTACAGCAACAActgcagcaacaacaacaacaactgcagcagcagcaacaacaacaacaacagctgcagcaacaacaacagcagcaacagcagcaacaacaatcACAACAACAAttgcagcagcaacaactgcaacaacagcaacaacaacaacaacaacaacaacaacaacagcagcagcaacagcagcaacagcagcaaccCATAATGCCCTATACAACACAGATTTCCTCAGCATCTGGTTCGTTTGGTCCTTCTAATCAATATAGTTTATTTGGTTCACTAGGTTCACTTGGATATACTTCTGCATCACCCACTGCGTTTTCTAATGATGATTTGTATGCATCTCCACACTCCTCCGTCAGCTCTGTTTCTAGAGATTCTATCTTTTCTCAGCCTCCAAGTATGGGAAGTGTTAGTAGTAATACCAGCACTTCTTCGATACCACTGGACTATTCAACAATCAATGGAGGTCGCAGTAGCAGGTCATCGCGCCGACCAAGCTATCTTGCCGAACCCTTCTATGCTGCCCATGGCAAGCTGGACTACCAGGCGCAGCAGTTGAAAATGATACAGCAGCAGGCACAGAAGTCACAAAAAGCACAGCAAGAATATCAAGGTCAACACATTCCATCGTATGCACCACCTCCAGCCTTTACGTTCAGAAAGCATTCATTCCCATTTGTGTCCCAGCAGAGCACACCCGTTCTCAACAGCCTCGATGCAGATCCCTCGGCACAAATTCCCAACAGTTTTCGAGGCATTAGAAACAATAGTGTGGATGCATCGTATTTGTCTTCTGCACGGGGCTGTTATAAGGTGCCAGAAGTATGCTCTACTGAGGGTCTTTTGGAACCCACTGCTTTGCTTTCCACACAGAATGTGCCAGAAAATGCTATAAGAGATTCCGTACCTTCTGATACTCCCTCTCCATCATCTAGCTATGTGCCGTTAGATGACGGTCTCTTGCTTGACAAAAGTACCAATCGGATTATCACGTCGCAGAAACTAAAAGACCAGTTCAAGCAGTGTCGGAGCTATTTCGGTGATTATAAAGCTTCGATGAATGTTGTCGCTCAGATGAATAAACTGCTGGGAcatgcttctttttgtgGTTTTTCTGACTCTGATATCAAAGATTCTAGCAATGCAGCGCTTCAGCTTAGAACAAATAAGCTTTTAGACTTTCTTCTCACTCAAAATGAAGATCTTCGCTCTTCGAGTCACTTGGCTAATAAGAACTACTCTCTTATCCTCAACAAAAACGGTCGTCTGGATATCATCTCATTTCCCAAGAAGTCCAATTTACAACTAATGCCATGTGATATGATAATCATTGAAGGTGATAGGGGTAAAGATCTTGTGATGGTTCTTCAGCCGATTATTGAATTCCGGTTCgctcttttcttcaattatctcaaaaagaaacttcatttgaagagtcttgaatttggaaaCTCCAgtttttcctcttcctcatcttcccATAATAGATCATCAAGGAGGCGTGCTGGTAATAATGGTAATCCTGCAAAGCATGCACGTTCCATTAtcaatgaagatgagaattTTATTACTTTACCAAACAAGCAGATCCTTCGATTTGCCAAACCGCATGAACTGAAtcagcttctttccaaatataACGATGAGCTGGTAGCTCTTAAGATATGTCTGAATAATGTTACATCCCTCAATTTAGACCTTGTCATTAAAAATGTTGAGTTCCAATTTgataaaaagaagctgattATTTACTATTATTGTCTTCAAAGATTGGATTTCCGAGGACTAATCAAGGAACTGTTCAAGATCTACAAGACCCGGATCTGGCTATGTGCCATTCTTCCTTTGGAGAGGAGTTTCAAGCCGCTTCTAGACTATGAACTTGACTCCAAAGGAATGAGTTCTAATCCAGGCGATAAGACTTACCGTTCTAGGGTTCATGTCGTAAAGGATTCTATGCCAAATACGGATCAGATTTATAGTCTCTCAGATATAGAGGACCCTATCAACTTCCATtccaagatcttcaataacCTGGTTGAACTGTTCAAGTTTGAGATTTCTCATTTGAGCTTGTTCAAGGACAGGTACTGGTTTTTAAATGATGGACGATGA
- the DPM1 gene encoding dolichol-P-mannose synthesis (CAZy:GT2_Glycos_transf~BUSCO:EOG09343FGH): MANKYSVILPTYNERENLPIITYLLAKTFKENKLDWEVVIVDDNSPDGTQEVAKQLVKLYGEDHINLQTRAGKLGLGTAYKFALDYVKGNFVIIMDADFSHHPEAIPQFIAKQKENDYDIVTGTRYAGNGGVYGWNFKRKLISRGANFLASQLLRPHVSDLTGSFRLYKKEVLAKIIEVTQSKGYVFQMEMAVRARSLNFTIAEVPIAFVDRLYGQSKLGGDEIIGYLKGLWTLFTSV; encoded by the coding sequence ATGGCCAACAAATACTCGGTTATTCTCCCAACGTACAATGAAAGGGAAAATCTTCCCATCATCACGTATCTTCTAGCTAAGACTTTTAAAGAGAACAAGCTCGACTGGGAAGTTGTCATTGTGGATGATAATTCCCCAGATGGTACTCAAGAGGTTGCCAAGCAATTGGTTAAGCTTTACGGTGAAGACCATATTAACTTGCAGACAAGAGCAGGAAAATTGGGTCTTGGTACTGCGTACAAGTTTGCCTTGGACTATGTTAAGGGAAATTTCGTGATTATCATGGATGCAGACTTTTCACATCACCCTGAAGCCATTCCTCAATTCATAGCcaagcagaaagagaatgattATGATATTGTCACTGGAACGAGATATGCCGGAAATGGGGGTGTTTATGGTTGgaacttcaaaagaaaattgatttCTCGGGGTGCCAACTTCCTCGCCAGCCAGTTACTTAGACCTCACGTTAGTGATTTGACAGGTTCATTCAGATTGTACAAGAAGGAAGTGCTAGCGAAGATTATTGAGGTCACCCAGTCCAAAGGATACGTTTTTCAGATGGAGATGGCCGTTAGAGCTAGATCCTTAAACTTTACTATCGCTGAGGTGCCTATTGCATTTGTCGATAGATTGTATGGACAGAGTAAGCTCGGAGGAGATGAGATCATTGGATACTTGAAGGGATTGTGGACCTTATTTACGAGTGTTTAA